The following are from one region of the Mesorhizobium sp. B2-8-5 genome:
- a CDS encoding TetR/AcrR family transcriptional regulator, giving the protein MIMTAPQAEPPPGNVKVTRSDWIKLALDMLISDGIESVRVLTLGQKLGVSRSSFYWYFNSRQDLLDQLLAHWHDTNTTAIVERARRPAETIIMGVMNVFECWADERLFDPRLDFAVREWARRAADVRRMIDQADDERLSAIRDMYRRHGYDGEDAFIRARVLYYMQIGYYVLDLKEPVEARVSHLAAYLRSFTGQEPTEADVAHFMRFIAAR; this is encoded by the coding sequence ATGATCATGACCGCTCCCCAGGCCGAACCGCCGCCCGGCAACGTCAAGGTGACGCGCTCCGACTGGATTAAACTGGCGCTCGATATGCTGATTTCAGACGGTATCGAGAGCGTGCGCGTGCTGACGCTCGGCCAGAAGCTCGGCGTGTCGCGCTCGAGCTTCTACTGGTATTTCAACAGCCGGCAGGACCTGCTCGACCAGTTGCTTGCGCATTGGCACGACACCAACACCACGGCGATCGTCGAGCGTGCCCGCCGGCCGGCGGAGACCATCATCATGGGCGTGATGAACGTCTTCGAATGCTGGGCCGACGAGCGCCTGTTCGACCCCAGGCTCGATTTCGCCGTTCGCGAATGGGCCAGGCGCGCGGCCGACGTGCGGCGCATGATCGACCAGGCCGACGACGAGCGCCTCAGCGCCATCCGCGACATGTACCGCCGGCACGGCTATGACGGCGAGGACGCCTTCATCCGCGCCCGCGTCCTCTATTACATGCAGATCGGCTATTATGTGCTCGACCTCAAGGAACCGGTCGAGGCGCGCGTCAGCCATCTCGCCGCCTATCTGCGTTCCTTCACCGGCCAGGAGCCGACCGAGGCGGATGTGGCGCATTTCATGCGCTTCATCGCGGCGCGGTGA
- a CDS encoding transglycosylase domain-containing protein — protein sequence MASPSKPSKRRGRIASALLAVDAWLDSSLYEIGFKAREFWEAATIFSRRFRVHGWRRAIIEVLSEGFTMGAGGFVVLLALAMPAFDITTGDWRNQGDFAVTFLDRYGNEIGQRGIIQRDSVPVDEMPDIVIKAVLATEDRRFFDHYGIDVLGLSRAVFENVRANSVVQGGSSITQQLAKNLFLSNERTLERKIKEAFLSLWLEANLSKKEILQLYLDRAYMGGGTFGIEAAADFYFGKSVKDLSLAEAAMLAGLFKAPTKYAPHINLPAARARANVVLSNLVDAGFMTEGQVLQARLHPADVVDRGEQKSPDYFLDWAFDEVKKIAKPGQHSLVAHTTFDANIQKAAEESVEFHLRQFGKEYNVTEGAVVVIETNGAVRAIVGGRDYGTSQFNRATKALRQTGSSFKPYVYATAMEHGFTPDSVVSGGPISWGSWSPHNYNGGSAGNVTLLTAIAKSINTVPVRLAKDYLGIGPIKAMAESMGVESPLESHKTMVLGTSGMTVMDQATGYSVFAQNGFVGSRHGITQLVTRTGDVVYDWAKDAPPPHRVLSEKALKYMNTMLAAVPVIGTARRAQLPNIVVAGKTGTTQSYRDAWFVGFTGNYTAAVWLGNDDFTPTNKMTGGSLPAMVWQRLMVYAHQNIDLKPIPGIDHPWVDPEVAAKAEEAAKKEADAAAAQAEAERPPVLSGRTSQTLREMSKAFQTAPVLGAPTLPETLSAL from the coding sequence ATGGCAAGTCCTTCGAAACCAAGCAAGAGAAGAGGCCGTATCGCTTCGGCGCTGCTCGCTGTGGACGCCTGGCTCGATTCCTCGCTCTACGAGATCGGTTTCAAGGCACGCGAATTCTGGGAAGCGGCGACCATCTTTTCCCGGCGGTTCCGTGTGCATGGCTGGCGCCGCGCCATCATCGAGGTGCTGAGCGAAGGTTTCACCATGGGCGCCGGCGGCTTCGTGGTGCTGCTCGCGCTTGCCATGCCTGCTTTCGACATCACCACCGGCGACTGGCGCAACCAGGGCGACTTCGCCGTCACCTTCCTCGACCGCTACGGCAACGAGATCGGCCAGCGCGGCATCATCCAGCGCGATTCCGTGCCGGTCGACGAGATGCCGGACATCGTCATCAAGGCGGTGCTGGCGACCGAGGACCGGCGTTTCTTTGACCATTACGGCATCGACGTGCTGGGCCTGTCGCGCGCGGTCTTCGAGAATGTGCGCGCCAATTCCGTGGTCCAGGGCGGCTCCAGCATCACCCAGCAGCTCGCCAAGAACCTGTTCCTGTCCAACGAGCGCACCCTCGAGCGCAAGATCAAGGAAGCCTTCCTGTCGCTATGGCTGGAAGCGAACCTTTCCAAGAAAGAGATCCTGCAACTCTATCTCGATCGCGCCTATATGGGCGGCGGCACGTTCGGCATCGAGGCGGCGGCGGATTTCTATTTCGGCAAGAGCGTCAAGGACCTGAGCCTGGCCGAGGCGGCGATGCTGGCCGGGCTGTTCAAGGCGCCGACCAAATACGCCCCACACATCAACCTGCCGGCGGCCCGCGCCCGCGCCAATGTGGTGCTGTCCAACCTGGTCGATGCCGGTTTCATGACCGAGGGTCAGGTGCTACAGGCGCGGCTGCATCCTGCCGACGTCGTCGACCGCGGCGAGCAGAAGAGCCCGGATTATTTCCTCGACTGGGCCTTCGACGAGGTGAAGAAGATCGCCAAGCCCGGCCAGCACTCGCTGGTCGCCCACACCACTTTCGACGCCAACATCCAGAAGGCGGCCGAGGAGTCGGTCGAGTTCCATCTTCGCCAGTTCGGCAAGGAATACAACGTCACCGAAGGCGCGGTGGTGGTGATCGAGACCAACGGCGCAGTGCGTGCCATCGTCGGTGGCCGCGACTATGGCACCAGCCAGTTCAACCGCGCCACCAAGGCGCTGCGTCAGACCGGTTCATCCTTCAAGCCCTATGTCTATGCCACCGCCATGGAACATGGCTTCACGCCGGACTCGGTGGTTTCCGGTGGCCCTATCAGCTGGGGCAGTTGGTCGCCGCACAATTACAATGGCGGCTCGGCCGGCAACGTCACGCTGCTTACGGCGATCGCCAAGTCGATCAACACCGTGCCGGTGCGGCTCGCCAAGGACTACCTCGGCATCGGTCCGATCAAGGCGATGGCCGAATCGATGGGTGTCGAATCGCCGCTGGAATCGCACAAGACCATGGTGCTCGGCACATCGGGTATGACGGTGATGGACCAGGCGACCGGCTACAGCGTCTTTGCGCAGAACGGTTTCGTCGGCTCGCGCCACGGCATCACCCAGCTCGTCACCCGCACCGGCGACGTGGTCTATGACTGGGCCAAGGACGCGCCGCCACCACATCGGGTGCTGTCGGAAAAGGCGCTGAAATACATGAACACCATGCTGGCGGCGGTGCCGGTCATAGGCACCGCGAGGCGCGCCCAGCTTCCGAACATTGTCGTTGCCGGCAAGACCGGGACGACACAATCCTACCGCGATGCCTGGTTTGTCGGCTTCACCGGCAACTACACCGCCGCCGTCTGGCTCGGCAATGACGACTTCACGCCGACCAATAAAATGACCGGCGGTTCGCTGCCGGCGATGGTCTGGCAGCGGCTTATGGTCTACGCGCATCAGAACATCGACCTGAAGCCGATCCCGGGCATCGATCATCCGTGGGTCGACCCGGAGGTCGCGGCCAAGGCCGAGGAAGCGGCGAAAAAGGAAGCCGACGCGGCGGCGGCGCAGGCCGAGGCCGAACGCCCGCCGGTGCTTTCCGGACGCACCAGCCAGACGCTGAGGGAAATGAGCAAGGCGTTCCAGACCGCGCCCGTGCTGGGCGCCCCCACCCTGCCGGAGACACTTTCGGCGCTTTAG
- a CDS encoding DUF1214 domain-containing protein codes for MLKNAILTLLSLAMAIGLGGYSVWYALNAQDGVGAIRIGQWTAFPEVGTLAADPYSKARVAREGVLALGQAEGLAFVAERDDAGEPLKRECAYTIEGGYPTARFWTLYAADQSLGVIDTGKPRQSALQSYEVLRQPDNSVVISVGNRPAPGNWLLTGGSGKMYFVLTFYDTPIASSTGLSDVTLPRILKAGCNA; via the coding sequence ATGCTCAAGAACGCCATCCTGACGCTGCTTTCGCTTGCCATGGCCATCGGGCTTGGCGGCTACAGCGTCTGGTATGCGCTCAACGCGCAGGACGGCGTCGGCGCGATCCGCATCGGCCAATGGACCGCCTTCCCCGAAGTCGGGACGCTGGCGGCCGACCCCTATTCCAAGGCGCGCGTGGCACGCGAGGGCGTGCTGGCGCTCGGCCAGGCCGAGGGGCTTGCCTTCGTAGCCGAGCGCGACGATGCGGGCGAGCCGCTGAAACGCGAATGCGCCTACACGATCGAAGGCGGTTACCCCACCGCCCGCTTCTGGACGCTCTATGCCGCCGACCAGTCGCTTGGCGTGATCGACACAGGCAAGCCGAGGCAGTCGGCGCTGCAATCCTACGAAGTGCTGCGCCAGCCCGACAATTCCGTCGTCATTTCCGTCGGCAATCGCCCGGCTCCCGGCAACTGGCTGCTGACCGGCGGCTCCGGCAAGATGTATTTCGTGCTGACCTTCTACGACACGCCGATCGCCTCGAGCACCGGCCTCTCGGACGTCACGCTGCCGCGCATCCTGAAGGCGGGCTGCAATGCGTAG
- a CDS encoding DUF1254 domain-containing protein encodes MRSLLHALILGLLGAGIVHIVVLFLVPEFSERDAWSRLAMASDLYKMTRLDAEAGGAPVVKSVDPLFYAAACRFDLTDGLVRIKAPGDVPFWSASVYDRSGHNIYSFNDHNANGEKLDAIVLTPAQMIDVRRDLPEDLQGAIFVEAPIDEGIFVVRAFVPDESWKPIVSRFLEQSACELQDY; translated from the coding sequence ATGCGTAGCCTGCTGCACGCCCTCATCCTCGGCCTGCTCGGCGCCGGCATCGTGCACATCGTGGTGCTGTTCCTGGTGCCGGAATTTTCCGAACGCGATGCCTGGTCGCGGCTGGCGATGGCTTCGGACCTCTACAAGATGACGCGGCTCGACGCCGAGGCCGGCGGCGCGCCGGTGGTGAAATCGGTCGATCCGCTGTTTTATGCCGCCGCCTGCCGATTCGATCTCACGGACGGGCTGGTCAGGATCAAGGCGCCCGGCGACGTGCCGTTCTGGTCGGCCTCGGTCTATGACCGCAGCGGCCACAACATCTATTCCTTCAACGATCACAACGCCAATGGCGAAAAACTCGATGCCATCGTGCTGACGCCGGCGCAGATGATCGACGTGCGGCGCGACCTTCCGGAGGATCTGCAGGGCGCGATCTTCGTCGAGGCGCCGATCGATGAAGGCATCTTCGTCGTCCGCGCCTTCGTGCCGGACGAGAGCTGGAAGCCGATCGTGTCGCGCTTCCTCGAGCAGAGCGCCTGCGAATTGCAGGATTACTGA
- a CDS encoding DUF2336 domain-containing protein, protein MSSSDFRQIAIRTEAGKAERLFRAAVSAFCSLTRPSRREIAQLEDLTLPLFDEVSVESRRYVAAALSECEYAPAALVRRLAEEPVETAAPLLTRSNALSDIDLIALIGRHGLPHARAIARRKELNPTIADLIRALERPTLVKTRPPETVTKLTPKPEPVTKADDRPAHGEAAENARRRLRSMMRPTGDSADVNTFLGQPAYVKLRETALTGNAAFFQTALADALDIDFATARSVTGQSSYAALLAALRALDLSEDMAFLIAVAVYPGEFPHPQAIRLFLDRYRLLHREAALDKVRAWKAETLSRAIRGNAAAAVDTESREASNSDEASAGLKAS, encoded by the coding sequence GTGTCATCTTCGGATTTCAGGCAAATCGCTATCCGGACCGAAGCTGGAAAGGCCGAAAGGCTGTTCCGCGCCGCGGTGTCGGCGTTTTGCTCGCTGACGCGCCCGTCGCGCCGCGAGATCGCCCAGCTCGAAGACCTGACGCTGCCGCTGTTCGACGAGGTTTCTGTCGAGTCGCGCCGCTATGTCGCCGCTGCCCTTTCCGAATGCGAATATGCGCCGGCCGCGCTGGTCAGGCGGCTGGCCGAAGAGCCGGTCGAGACCGCAGCACCCCTGCTCACCCGCTCCAACGCGCTGAGCGACATCGACCTCATCGCGCTGATCGGCCGGCACGGGCTGCCGCACGCGCGCGCCATCGCGCGCCGCAAGGAGCTCAATCCGACGATCGCCGACCTGATCCGCGCGCTGGAAAGGCCGACGCTGGTCAAGACGCGGCCGCCGGAAACGGTCACGAAGCTCACGCCGAAGCCGGAGCCCGTGACCAAGGCGGACGACCGCCCCGCGCACGGCGAAGCAGCAGAGAACGCGCGGCGCCGCCTGCGGTCGATGATGCGCCCGACCGGTGACAGCGCCGACGTCAACACCTTCCTCGGCCAGCCGGCCTATGTGAAACTGCGCGAGACGGCGCTGACGGGGAACGCGGCCTTCTTCCAGACCGCGCTTGCCGACGCGCTGGATATCGACTTCGCGACGGCCCGTTCGGTGACCGGGCAGTCGAGCTATGCTGCGCTGCTTGCGGCGCTGCGGGCCCTCGATCTCAGCGAAGACATGGCATTCCTGATCGCGGTCGCGGTCTATCCCGGCGAGTTCCCGCATCCGCAGGCGATCCGCCTGTTCCTCGACCGCTACCGGCTGCTGCATCGCGAGGCGGCGCTGGACAAGGTACGCGCCTGGAAGGCCGAGACTCTTTCACGGGCGATCCGCGGCAATGCTGCCGCTGCGGTAGACACCGAAAGCCGCGAAGCCTCGAACAGCGACGAGGCGAGCGCCGGCCTCAAGGCGTCCTGA
- a CDS encoding DUF1491 family protein: protein MRVTADLWVSALVRRVFSAGGFAAIVKRGATEAGAVFVLSRGRMGEVALYGPAPQTSYDSAKPDERFFAMLGASDDGSAFDARLEREKKFDPDIWVVEIEGGTIPVEELLSVKAD, encoded by the coding sequence ATGCGCGTAACCGCCGATCTCTGGGTCTCGGCCCTTGTGCGCCGCGTCTTCAGCGCCGGCGGCTTTGCCGCAATCGTCAAGCGCGGCGCGACCGAGGCCGGCGCTGTCTTCGTGCTTTCGCGAGGTCGGATGGGAGAGGTGGCCCTTTATGGGCCGGCGCCGCAGACGAGCTACGATTCGGCCAAGCCCGATGAGCGCTTCTTCGCCATGCTCGGTGCGAGCGACGATGGCTCGGCTTTCGATGCGCGGCTGGAGCGGGAGAAGAAATTCGATCCCGACATCTGGGTGGTCGAGATCGAGGGCGGGACCATTCCCGTCGAAGAGCTTCTTTCCGTGAAGGCGGATTAA
- a CDS encoding type II toxin-antitoxin system ParD family antitoxin: MRTLTISLTPKQAARLQDAVESGNYASNSEIVREALRLWEHREELRVRELAQLKQAYDEGMASGEGQDVDRRAFLRALKAERTERG, translated from the coding sequence ATGCGCACCCTCACCATATCGCTTACGCCGAAACAGGCCGCCCGTCTGCAGGATGCGGTCGAGAGCGGCAACTATGCCTCGAACAGCGAAATCGTCAGGGAGGCCCTCAGGCTGTGGGAGCACCGCGAGGAGCTTCGCGTGCGCGAACTCGCACAGTTGAAGCAGGCTTACGACGAAGGGATGGCGAGTGGCGAAGGTCAGGACGTCGATCGCCGGGCCTTTCTCCGCGCTCTGAAAGCCGAGCGCACGGAACGTGGCTAG
- a CDS encoding type II toxin-antitoxin system RelE/ParE family toxin, whose product MASYRLTPRAEQDLKNIWRHIAADSERAADGLVERIFDRLELACSHPNMGVARPELSATARILVEGRYIVIYEPMDYGILAVAIVHGMRDPDHWLE is encoded by the coding sequence GTGGCTAGCTATCGACTTACACCTCGCGCGGAACAAGACCTCAAGAACATTTGGCGCCATATTGCGGCCGACAGCGAACGGGCGGCGGATGGCCTCGTAGAGCGCATTTTCGACAGACTGGAGCTCGCTTGCAGTCATCCCAATATGGGGGTTGCCCGGCCAGAGTTGAGCGCCACGGCACGTATTCTCGTGGAGGGTCGATATATCGTTATCTACGAGCCAATGGACTACGGCATCCTGGCTGTGGCCATTGTTCACGGGATGAGAGACCCCGACCATTGGCTTGAATAG
- a CDS encoding peptidoglycan-binding protein, producing the protein MARSAKRPKVVEPERGALAEGAVAVGQLIASNPVLVGGSTAFLVTLFYVSANALWYQPFPHTGAFFATRTIVNFPHTVSDEPETTINIVRQPPAQPVAKPDPVVQQVQGILKDLNFYDGTVDGLTGPATRKAIQAYQLKVGLPGSGEIDTALLDQLGARQTTAAIPHPAPRPADAAAATPSAKPSAIPVSAPASDPTLSPDARIVRIQAGLKAFGNSDMQLDGKVGARTKSAIKEFQALFGLPETGEPDEAVYVKMREIGLTN; encoded by the coding sequence ATGGCTCGCTCCGCAAAACGGCCTAAGGTGGTCGAACCAGAGCGCGGCGCCCTTGCCGAGGGCGCGGTTGCCGTCGGTCAGCTGATCGCCAGCAATCCGGTCCTGGTCGGCGGCTCGACCGCTTTCCTGGTGACGCTGTTCTACGTCTCGGCCAACGCGCTCTGGTATCAGCCCTTTCCGCATACCGGCGCCTTCTTCGCCACCCGCACCATCGTGAATTTCCCGCACACCGTCTCCGACGAACCGGAAACCACCATCAACATCGTGCGCCAGCCGCCGGCGCAGCCGGTGGCCAAGCCGGATCCGGTCGTCCAGCAGGTGCAGGGCATTTTGAAGGACCTCAACTTCTACGACGGCACGGTCGATGGTCTCACCGGACCGGCCACGCGCAAGGCCATCCAGGCCTATCAGTTGAAAGTTGGGCTACCCGGCTCGGGCGAGATCGACACGGCGCTGCTCGACCAGCTTGGCGCTCGCCAGACCACGGCGGCCATCCCGCACCCGGCGCCGCGGCCGGCCGACGCGGCAGCCGCGACGCCGTCGGCCAAGCCATCGGCAATTCCGGTCTCGGCCCCGGCCAGTGACCCTACATTGTCTCCCGACGCCCGCATCGTCAGGATCCAGGCCGGCCTGAAGGCGTTCGGCAATAGCGACATGCAGCTCGACGGCAAGGTTGGCGCCCGCACCAAGTCCGCGATCAAGGAATTCCAGGCGCTCTTCGGGCTGCCCGAAACCGGCGAGCCGGACGAGGCGGTCTACGTCAAGATGCGCGAGATCGGCCTGACGAACTGA
- a CDS encoding sensor histidine kinase, producing MVHPNVTGEAERLRQRRFIGVMLAAPFLAAGAAVTLVTASLGAAVTVAAIFAAFGLCWFAALLVAATGHMALAGRMAVALGGLALAGAIAAAGGLASPAALLAVALPVETWWVSGSRRAALWGALAALAAIVLQPFAGQVLPLGEIATWHWLLPLAWALTLVPRAAAIANPAGLRLAEAAGDRLEDVIDAVVLRVGRQGEVLDASARARSTLKLAPELLLGTGLFDRVHLSDRVAYLTALADMREGAPKRRLDLRIRLPREGSGATDNFRPFSLDLLRGEVDRDVFTLVLRENDDVAALRDELAEAREAAAAAEVAKGRFLAVVSHELRTPLNAIIGFSDMLLHEMFGAFRDPRQKEYVGLVRESGQHLLSVVTSILDVSRIEAGAYATELEPFRFVEAVDMCRSMMRPLADAKSIVLATQIAPDAGEINADRRAVQQILINLASNAVKFTPDGGSVVIGAKRVGSHLHFWVSDTGIGIAEEDMANLGKPFMQIQNDYTRRFEGTGLGLSLVKGLVALHEGTMSIESAPGEGTTVTIGLPVNGPKRRSGAPSGVLAMPAVKPKGDADGDSNGSLRKTA from the coding sequence ATGGTTCACCCGAACGTGACGGGTGAGGCGGAACGCCTGCGCCAGCGTCGCTTCATCGGCGTCATGCTCGCCGCGCCCTTCCTTGCCGCGGGTGCGGCGGTCACGCTCGTCACCGCGAGTCTCGGCGCGGCCGTCACGGTAGCGGCGATCTTTGCCGCTTTTGGCCTGTGTTGGTTCGCGGCGCTTCTGGTGGCGGCCACCGGCCACATGGCGCTTGCCGGCCGCATGGCGGTCGCGCTCGGCGGCCTCGCCCTTGCCGGCGCCATCGCGGCGGCGGGCGGATTGGCCTCGCCGGCGGCACTCCTTGCCGTCGCATTGCCGGTCGAAACCTGGTGGGTCTCGGGGTCGCGGCGCGCTGCGCTGTGGGGCGCGCTGGCGGCGCTTGCCGCCATCGTGCTGCAGCCCTTTGCCGGGCAGGTCTTGCCGCTCGGCGAAATCGCCACCTGGCATTGGCTGCTGCCGCTCGCCTGGGCGCTGACGCTGGTGCCGCGGGCCGCCGCCATCGCCAATCCGGCCGGCTTGCGGCTGGCGGAGGCTGCCGGCGATCGTCTCGAGGACGTCATCGACGCCGTCGTGCTGCGCGTCGGTCGCCAGGGCGAAGTGCTTGACGCGTCCGCCCGGGCGCGTTCGACCCTCAAATTGGCGCCGGAGCTCCTGCTCGGCACCGGCCTTTTCGATCGCGTCCATCTTTCCGACCGCGTCGCCTATCTCACCGCTTTGGCCGACATGCGCGAGGGCGCGCCGAAGCGCCGGCTTGATCTGCGCATCCGCTTGCCGCGCGAGGGTTCCGGCGCGACCGACAATTTCCGCCCGTTCAGCCTCGATCTGCTGCGCGGCGAAGTCGACCGCGACGTCTTCACCCTGGTCCTGCGCGAAAACGACGACGTGGCGGCGCTTCGCGACGAGCTTGCGGAAGCCAGGGAGGCCGCTGCGGCCGCCGAAGTGGCCAAGGGCCGCTTCCTGGCGGTGGTCAGCCACGAGCTGCGCACGCCGCTCAACGCCATCATCGGCTTTTCCGACATGCTGCTGCATGAGATGTTCGGCGCCTTCAGGGATCCGCGCCAGAAGGAATATGTCGGCCTGGTCAGGGAATCCGGCCAGCATCTCTTGTCCGTCGTCACCTCGATCCTCGATGTCTCGCGCATCGAGGCGGGTGCCTACGCGACCGAGCTGGAGCCGTTCCGCTTCGTCGAGGCCGTCGACATGTGTCGCTCGATGATGCGGCCGCTGGCCGACGCCAAGAGCATAGTTCTTGCCACGCAGATCGCCCCGGATGCGGGCGAGATCAATGCCGACCGCCGAGCGGTCCAGCAGATCCTGATCAATCTCGCGTCGAACGCCGTGAAGTTCACGCCCGATGGCGGCAGCGTGGTGATCGGCGCCAAGCGTGTCGGCTCACACCTGCATTTCTGGGTGAGCGACACCGGCATCGGCATCGCCGAGGAGGACATGGCCAATCTCGGCAAGCCGTTCATGCAGATCCAGAACGACTACACGCGCCGTTTCGAGGGAACCGGGCTCGGCCTGTCGCTGGTCAAGGGCCTGGTGGCGCTGCACGAGGGCACCATGTCGATCGAGAGCGCGCCAGGTGAGGGCACCACGGTGACGATCGGCCTGCCGGTGAACGGGCCGAAGCGGCGTTCCGGTGCGCCATCCGGCGTGCTGGCCATGCCGGCGGTCAAGCCGAAGGGGGATGCAGATGGGGACAGCAATGGCTCGCTCCGCAAAACGGCCTAA
- a CDS encoding DUF5330 domain-containing protein, translating into MGFLIRMAFWFSLVLLALPLGVGPGEDGQQSVGPIQALFAAREAVGDIAGLCERKPDVCETGKSAMYTITVRAKETAKIAAAMIDDQQQPGQAGAPETKVADGSVTTTGSVAEDIVLPAKVNIPVMLTAKN; encoded by the coding sequence ATGGGCTTTCTGATCAGGATGGCTTTCTGGTTTTCGCTGGTGCTGCTGGCGCTGCCGCTCGGCGTCGGCCCGGGTGAAGACGGCCAGCAGAGCGTCGGACCGATCCAGGCGCTGTTTGCGGCGCGCGAGGCGGTCGGCGACATTGCCGGGCTGTGCGAGCGTAAGCCCGATGTCTGCGAAACCGGCAAATCGGCCATGTACACCATCACCGTTCGCGCCAAGGAAACGGCCAAGATCGCCGCGGCCATGATCGACGACCAGCAACAGCCCGGGCAGGCAGGCGCGCCCGAGACGAAGGTCGCGGATGGTTCCGTCACGACCACCGGCAGCGTCGCCGAGGACATCGTGCTGCCCGCCAAGGTCAACATTCCGGTGATGCTGACCGCCAAGAACTGA
- a CDS encoding SufE family protein: MATPIQTIRDDFSLLDEWEDRYRYVIELGEGLPAFPEAERTAANKVPGCVSQVWLTTEQGAGADPVISFQGDSDAHIVRGLVAIMLALFSGRHASEIQNTDAEATLKELGLDEHLSPQRANGLRSMVKRIKRDAEAALKQTA; the protein is encoded by the coding sequence ATGGCCACCCCGATCCAGACCATCCGCGACGACTTTTCCCTGCTCGACGAGTGGGAGGACCGCTATCGCTATGTGATCGAGCTAGGCGAGGGCCTGCCGGCCTTTCCCGAGGCGGAGCGCACGGCCGCGAACAAGGTGCCTGGCTGTGTGAGCCAGGTGTGGCTCACCACCGAGCAAGGAGCGGGCGCCGATCCGGTGATCAGCTTCCAGGGCGATTCGGATGCCCATATCGTGCGCGGCCTCGTCGCCATCATGCTGGCGCTGTTTTCGGGCAGGCATGCAAGCGAAATCCAGAACACGGACGCCGAAGCGACCCTGAAGGAACTCGGCCTCGACGAGCATCTGTCGCCGCAGCGCGCCAACGGCCTGCGTTCGATGGTCAAGCGCATCAAGCGCGACGCCGAAGCAGCGCTGAAGCAGACGGCCTGA
- a CDS encoding MucR family transcriptional regulator, with protein sequence MEIVETPSKNGDALIELTADVVAAYVSNNPVPVGELPNLIADVHAALGRVGGSPEQPSAEKQKPAVNPKRSVHDDYIVCLEDGKKFKSLKRHLMTHYNLTPEEYREKWSLDANYPMVAPNYAAARSQLAKKMGLGRKRKGR encoded by the coding sequence ATGGAAATCGTCGAAACACCTTCGAAAAACGGTGATGCGCTGATCGAGCTGACCGCCGATGTCGTCGCCGCCTATGTCAGCAACAACCCGGTGCCGGTTGGGGAACTGCCGAACCTTATCGCCGACGTCCATGCCGCGTTGGGTCGCGTCGGTGGCTCGCCGGAGCAGCCGTCGGCCGAGAAGCAGAAGCCGGCTGTGAACCCGAAGCGCTCCGTCCATGACGACTACATCGTCTGTCTCGAGGACGGCAAGAAGTTCAAGTCGCTGAAGCGGCACCTGATGACCCACTACAATCTCACGCCGGAAGAGTACCGTGAGAAGTGGAGCCTGGATGCCAACTATCCGATGGTCGCCCCCAATTACGCGGCCGCCCGCTCGCAGCTCGCCAAGAAGATGGGTCTGGGCCGCAAGCGCAAGGGCCGTTGA
- a CDS encoding SH3 domain-containing protein: MSVAILAAGLAFSSQSHATVFAAWQVAGVPFGDTLNARKYPSNASQKQAAYPNGTVLQMTGRCTGGVNLLDIARQPQWKQRQAIRYRWCEIWHDPAQNGHFVTGWVYGKYIAPY; encoded by the coding sequence ATGTCTGTCGCCATCCTCGCGGCAGGTCTGGCTTTTTCCAGTCAGTCTCATGCAACCGTCTTTGCCGCCTGGCAAGTGGCGGGCGTGCCGTTCGGCGACACGCTCAATGCACGAAAGTATCCGTCCAACGCATCGCAAAAACAGGCCGCCTATCCGAACGGCACCGTGCTGCAGATGACCGGCCGCTGCACCGGCGGCGTGAACCTGCTCGATATCGCCCGCCAGCCGCAATGGAAGCAGCGCCAGGCGATCCGCTATCGCTGGTGCGAGATATGGCACGACCCGGCGCAAAATGGCCATTTCGTCACCGGCTGGGTCTACGGCAAATATATCGCGCCTTACTAG